In one window of Prevotella sp. E13-17 DNA:
- a CDS encoding TetR/AcrR family transcriptional regulator: MSISKTRQLLVDVARQLFAKNGLENTTMNDIAQASGKGRRTLYTYFKSKEDIYYAVIETELERLSDKLDEVAARKISPQEKVIELIYTHLSMIRETVVRNGNLRAEFFRNIWMVEKVRRHFDDAEVELFRKVFAEGKEDGEFDIDNVDLVADITHYCIKGLEVPYIYGRLARGMTEEATKPQVAKFVYGALGKKSKN; encoded by the coding sequence ATGTCAATATCCAAAACCCGACAATTACTAGTTGACGTAGCAAGACAGTTGTTTGCAAAGAATGGTCTTGAGAATACGACAATGAACGATATCGCCCAAGCTTCTGGCAAAGGGCGACGTACGCTTTATACCTATTTTAAGTCGAAGGAGGATATTTACTATGCCGTCATCGAAACAGAGCTGGAACGATTGAGTGACAAGCTCGATGAGGTGGCTGCACGCAAGATTAGTCCGCAAGAAAAGGTCATTGAACTGATTTATACCCATCTGAGCATGATTCGCGAGACGGTGGTACGCAATGGAAACCTGCGTGCCGAGTTCTTTCGTAATATATGGATGGTGGAGAAGGTGCGCCGTCATTTCGACGATGCCGAGGTGGAACTGTTTCGCAAGGTGTTTGCCGAGGGTAAGGAAGATGGCGAGTTCGACATAGACAATGTTGACCTGGTGGCCGATATTACCCACTATTGTATCAAAGGCCTGGAAGTACCTTATATATATGGTCGTCTGGCTCGAGGCATGACCGAGGAGGCGACGAAGCCGCAGGTGGCCAAGTTCGTGTATGGTGCATTGGGAAAGAAGAGTAAGAATTAG
- a CDS encoding UpxY family transcription antiterminator, with the protein MSTLSNVETGRGQANPPSVRLAPDTIPEAKSSQTGASVKYVPAPDKRWYVFRASYGREDRASDYIVADGTFVYIAKRYTHKLVNGKQKKVLETLIPNLLFVYTTEDKAKEYVKDTPALSYLTYYYNHFELDDDQKNPPLTVSHKEMENFIIATCNQSEHLKFVTESQCHFKGGETVEVIDGMFKGVEGRVARVSGQQRVVISLTDVGLISTAYIPTAFLRIKNEE; encoded by the coding sequence TTGAGCACATTGTCTAATGTGGAAACTGGACGAGGCCAGGCAAATCCTCCGAGTGTCAGGCTTGCCCCTGATACCATCCCCGAAGCCAAAAGCTCACAAACAGGGGCGTCGGTGAAATATGTGCCTGCACCAGACAAGCGCTGGTATGTGTTCCGCGCCTCTTACGGCAGAGAAGATAGAGCATCGGACTATATCGTAGCCGACGGCACATTTGTCTATATCGCTAAGCGTTACACTCACAAGTTGGTAAATGGTAAACAAAAGAAGGTTTTGGAGACTTTAATCCCGAACCTTCTTTTCGTATATACCACAGAAGACAAAGCCAAGGAATATGTAAAGGACACTCCCGCTCTATCTTATCTCACCTATTACTACAATCACTTTGAGTTGGACGATGACCAGAAGAATCCTCCGTTGACTGTTTCCCACAAGGAGATGGAGAACTTCATCATTGCCACCTGCAACCAGAGTGAGCATCTGAAGTTTGTCACCGAATCGCAGTGCCATTTCAAGGGCGGCGAGACGGTCGAGGTCATCGACGGCATGTTCAAGGGAGTCGAGGGGAGGGTGGCTCGTGTGTCGGGCCAGCAGCGGGTGGTTATCTCTTTGACTGATGTCGGACTCATTTCAACCGCATATATACCAACCGCCTTTCTGAGAATAAAGAATGAAGAGTGA
- a CDS encoding MBOAT family protein has product MLFNSLEFLIFLPIVFLLYWFVFRGRRWQNLLVVVASYVFYGWWDWRFLLLIAFTSLCSYGSGRFLEHYEGQRRKQQLISALNIVLNLGILGVFKYYNFFVENLDALFRTIGWHLDGVTMNIILPVGISFYTFQALSYTIDVYKKKLPATHDIVEFFAYISFFPQLVAGPIERATNLLPQFQRQRHFDYAKAVDGMRQMLWGFLKKMVVADNCATVVNDYYPQYSELPGITLLLLGILFTIQVYCDFSGYSDIAIGCARLFGFNLMRNFNIPFFSQSVPEFWRHWHISLTTWFRDYVFFPLGGSRCSQWKTVRNVYIVWGISGLWHGANWTFVCWGLIHATLLVIYTLLGINTKYKNIVAYNRYLPSIKETLQMVLTFLLFAMSMIVFRAENMGQAVDYLTAMVTNKFFDATMLQGKQPLCFALLLLSVEWLQRDKLHALQFTDIKPFKYRFVRWSVYYVILLVIFKYAGSSQTFVYFQF; this is encoded by the coding sequence ATGCTTTTCAATTCTCTTGAGTTTCTTATTTTCCTGCCTATAGTATTCCTGCTCTATTGGTTCGTTTTTCGTGGACGACGATGGCAAAACCTATTGGTAGTCGTTGCGAGCTACGTATTTTATGGTTGGTGGGACTGGCGTTTCCTACTGCTGATAGCCTTTACTTCGCTTTGTAGCTATGGAAGTGGCAGGTTTTTGGAGCACTATGAGGGTCAACGACGGAAACAACAGTTGATAAGCGCACTAAACATCGTGCTAAACCTCGGCATTCTCGGCGTTTTCAAGTACTACAACTTTTTCGTTGAGAACCTGGATGCGCTATTCAGAACTATAGGATGGCATTTAGACGGGGTGACGATGAACATCATTCTGCCCGTCGGCATCAGTTTCTATACCTTTCAAGCACTTAGTTATACGATTGATGTCTATAAGAAAAAGTTGCCGGCTACCCATGACATAGTAGAGTTCTTTGCTTATATCAGTTTCTTCCCGCAGTTGGTGGCAGGACCTATTGAACGGGCAACGAATCTGCTGCCCCAGTTTCAGCGGCAACGCCACTTCGACTATGCCAAGGCCGTGGATGGCATGAGGCAGATGCTTTGGGGATTCCTGAAGAAAATGGTCGTTGCCGATAATTGCGCAACAGTAGTCAACGACTATTATCCGCAATATTCAGAACTTCCAGGAATAACGCTTCTCCTTCTTGGCATTCTGTTTACAATTCAGGTCTACTGCGACTTTTCTGGCTATTCGGACATTGCCATCGGTTGTGCGCGGTTGTTCGGCTTCAATCTGATGCGCAACTTCAACATCCCCTTCTTCTCGCAAAGCGTGCCTGAATTCTGGCGACATTGGCATATTTCGCTGACCACATGGTTTCGTGACTACGTTTTCTTCCCTCTCGGTGGCAGCCGGTGCAGCCAATGGAAAACCGTCCGTAACGTATATATCGTCTGGGGCATCAGCGGCCTGTGGCATGGCGCCAACTGGACCTTTGTCTGCTGGGGACTTATCCATGCCACTCTGCTTGTTATCTACACACTGTTAGGCATCAATACCAAATATAAGAATATAGTGGCATACAACCGTTATCTGCCAAGCATCAAAGAAACATTGCAAATGGTATTGACATTCCTCCTTTTTGCCATGAGCATGATCGTCTTCCGTGCCGAAAACATGGGGCAGGCAGTTGACTATCTGACGGCGATGGTAACCAATAAGTTTTTTGATGCGACAATGCTTCAGGGGAAACAACCTTTGTGCTTCGCCCTGTTGCTTCTTAGCGTAGAATGGCTGCAAAGAGACAAACTACACGCATTGCAGTTCACGGACATAAAGCCTTTCAAATACAGATTTGTCCGTTGGAGTGTATATTACGTCATTCTATTGGTCATATTCAAATACGCCGGTTCAAGCCAAACATTTGTATATTTTCAATTCTGA
- a CDS encoding WbqC family protein, which yields MKENQAPLLAPQPPEGGASKSAATPPSGGRGAGPYIAIMQPYFFPYIGYWQLIHAADLFVVGDSVHYIKHGWINRNRILGEGGQPQYFGIEVSHASCNHLISETKRVVSRKQAEYLCRVLKFYYGKAPHYNEAMEVIKPILLDEEPDLTRYLVSGLRTVADYLGITTEFRMLSEVSDRWEYRAPEIISRTCEHFGITDYINPSGAGMGYYDKDAFREMGINLQFLRRDEDIWYRQGKEQAPRPPEGGVAARLEAPPLGGWGACSFVPDLSIIDLMMFCSRDELHDILNRYHFL from the coding sequence ATGAAAGAGAATCAAGCCCCCTTGCTAGCCCCCCAGCCCCCTGAAGGGGGAGCTTCTAAGAGCGCAGCCACTCCCCCTTCAGGGGGTCGGGGGGCTGGTCCCTACATCGCCATCATGCAGCCGTACTTCTTCCCTTACATCGGCTATTGGCAGCTCATCCATGCTGCCGACTTGTTTGTGGTTGGCGACAGTGTTCACTATATCAAGCATGGCTGGATTAACCGCAACCGCATCTTGGGCGAGGGTGGCCAGCCTCAGTACTTCGGCATTGAAGTAAGCCACGCCTCCTGCAACCACCTCATCAGCGAGACGAAACGGGTGGTCAGCCGCAAACAGGCAGAATACCTCTGTCGGGTGCTGAAGTTCTACTATGGCAAAGCACCACACTACAACGAAGCGATGGAAGTCATCAAGCCTATATTGCTGGACGAAGAACCCGACCTGACGCGCTATCTCGTCAGCGGCTTGCGGACCGTGGCTGACTATCTCGGCATCACGACGGAGTTCCGTATGCTCTCGGAGGTGTCAGACCGCTGGGAGTACAGAGCACCCGAGATTATCAGTCGCACGTGCGAGCATTTCGGCATTACCGACTATATCAATCCCTCAGGTGCCGGAATGGGCTATTACGACAAGGATGCTTTCCGCGAGATGGGCATCAACCTCCAGTTCCTGCGGCGCGACGAGGACATATGGTATAGGCAAGGCAAAGAGCAAGCCCCCCGGCCCCCTGAAGGGGGAGTGGCTGCGCGCTTAGAAGCTCCCCCTTTAGGGGGCTGGGGGGCTTGCTCTTTCGTTCCCGACCTGAGCATCATCGACCTGATGATGTTCTGCTCACGCGATGAGCTCCACGACATTCTGAATCGTTATCATTTCTTATGA
- a CDS encoding oligosaccharide flippase family protein translates to MAESLKQKTVKGLGWSALDNAARYGMQFVIGIVLARLLSPDDYGLLGLVGIVNVVCTALVNGGFTTALIRKKDATEEDYNTAFICNLLMSLLLYTVIFLCAPLIADFFGRVELTALVRVSSLGLIIGALGMVQQTRLTKRIDFKTQTKITIAATALSGIIGIGMALTGFGVWSLVAQQLTSQVVTTMLLYIYNRWIPGLRFSMESFHDLFGFGWKMMLSGVLDSVWKESYQMVVGKVYTPGALGQYTRAKQFSSLFSSNLTAVIQRVTYPVLSNIQDDRQRMVSAYRRIIKVTMFVTATGMFFLAAISEPMLYCLIGPQWHEASTYLPLICLSSTLYPLHAINLNMLQVQGRSDLFLGLEIVKKLIGLIPLAVCVFWGIMPMLYVNLAVGVVAYLLNSYYSGRLIGYSSWMQVKDIAPSCLVAAIVAVSVFFVKYLPVSYWVILPLQIVTGAAVFMVLCQLTRNPEYIEMKTMLAVYKSPPAPPEGGNPTHKPPIRGDRGAFKWMVCTRCVTFNQAPYIEDAMNGFTMQQTTFPFVCTIIDDASTDGEPEVIRQYLQEHFDLEDKSVVRNEETDDYVLCFARHKENRNCHFVVLWLKYNHHSIHKSIMPYIAAWKENSKYYALCEGDDYWTSPQKLQRQVQFLEQHDDYVMSYSQAAVRSGDDIVGLRKFKTCDFESIICFNGITTLTVLFREELRKRFGDEIRPIAPGGWLMGDYPIWLYLSLKGKIHYIAEPLGVYRLQSESASHSADLQKSLDFADNVCQVRLFFMDYAERITGVRNAKLRKKVAVENMKRLLSVYYSFNDFAGAKNYLEGNRKKLSFLSFFILKLKVIKESYIAGWKNVYR, encoded by the coding sequence ATGGCTGAATCGCTGAAACAGAAAACGGTGAAGGGCTTGGGCTGGTCGGCATTGGACAATGCCGCCCGCTATGGCATGCAGTTCGTCATCGGCATTGTGCTGGCTCGTCTGCTGTCGCCCGACGACTACGGTCTGCTGGGACTGGTGGGCATCGTCAACGTTGTCTGTACGGCATTGGTCAATGGCGGTTTTACTACAGCACTGATACGCAAGAAGGATGCCACCGAGGAGGACTATAACACCGCCTTCATCTGCAACCTCTTGATGAGCCTGCTGCTCTATACCGTGATATTCCTCTGTGCCCCGTTGATTGCCGACTTCTTCGGGCGCGTCGAGTTGACGGCTTTGGTGCGGGTATCGTCGTTAGGTCTGATCATCGGTGCCTTAGGCATGGTGCAGCAGACACGCCTGACCAAGCGCATTGACTTCAAGACGCAAACGAAGATTACGATTGCAGCCACTGCTTTGAGCGGCATCATAGGCATTGGCATGGCGCTGACGGGCTTTGGCGTATGGTCGCTGGTAGCCCAGCAGCTCACTTCACAGGTCGTGACCACCATGCTGCTATATATATATAATAGGTGGATACCCGGACTGCGCTTCTCGATGGAAAGTTTTCACGATTTGTTCGGATTCGGCTGGAAGATGATGTTGAGCGGAGTGCTTGATTCGGTGTGGAAAGAGTCGTACCAAATGGTCGTGGGCAAGGTTTACACGCCTGGAGCATTGGGACAATACACCCGTGCCAAGCAGTTCTCCTCGCTGTTTTCGAGCAACCTGACCGCTGTCATCCAGCGCGTCACCTATCCCGTACTCAGCAATATCCAGGACGACAGGCAGCGTATGGTCTCTGCTTATCGGCGCATTATCAAGGTCACGATGTTTGTCACTGCCACGGGAATGTTTTTCCTTGCAGCCATTTCGGAACCGATGCTCTATTGTCTGATTGGCCCCCAATGGCATGAGGCTTCGACCTATCTCCCGCTGATTTGTCTGAGCAGTACGCTTTACCCGCTCCATGCCATCAACCTAAACATGCTGCAGGTGCAAGGACGCAGCGACCTATTCCTCGGTCTGGAAATCGTCAAAAAGCTGATTGGCCTTATTCCTCTTGCGGTATGCGTCTTTTGGGGAATTATGCCCATGCTCTATGTGAATCTTGCCGTTGGAGTCGTGGCATATCTCCTTAATTCGTATTATTCAGGCCGCCTGATAGGCTATAGTTCGTGGATGCAGGTAAAAGACATTGCCCCTTCTTGTCTGGTTGCCGCCATTGTAGCCGTCAGCGTATTTTTCGTCAAGTATCTTCCTGTAAGCTATTGGGTGATATTGCCGCTACAGATAGTAACGGGGGCCGCCGTCTTCATGGTGTTGTGCCAGCTGACAAGAAACCCGGAATACATAGAGATGAAAACGATGCTTGCTGTATATAAAAGCCCCCCTGCCCCCCCTGAAGGGGGAAATCCGACGCACAAGCCTCCCATTAGGGGGGACAGGGGGGCTTTTAAATGGATGGTCTGCACAAGGTGTGTCACTTTCAACCAAGCACCCTATATCGAGGATGCCATGAATGGCTTCACGATGCAGCAGACCACATTCCCATTTGTCTGCACGATTATTGACGATGCCAGTACCGACGGCGAGCCGGAAGTCATCCGCCAATATCTGCAGGAACATTTCGACTTGGAAGACAAATCTGTAGTACGTAACGAAGAAACAGACGACTACGTGCTTTGTTTCGCCCGGCATAAGGAAAACCGGAATTGCCACTTTGTTGTGCTGTGGTTGAAATACAATCACCACAGCATACATAAGTCGATCATGCCGTATATTGCAGCATGGAAGGAAAACTCGAAATACTATGCGCTATGCGAGGGCGATGATTACTGGACGAGTCCCCAAAAGCTGCAGCGGCAAGTTCAGTTCCTTGAGCAGCATGACGATTATGTCATGTCGTACTCGCAAGCTGCGGTTCGCAGCGGCGACGACATTGTGGGGCTTAGAAAGTTCAAGACATGCGACTTCGAGTCGATTATCTGTTTCAATGGAATAACGACCTTAACCGTTTTATTCAGGGAGGAACTGAGGAAACGGTTTGGGGATGAGATTAGACCGATAGCCCCCGGTGGTTGGCTGATGGGCGACTATCCTATATGGCTCTATCTGAGTCTGAAGGGTAAAATCCATTATATCGCAGAACCCTTGGGCGTGTATCGGCTGCAGTCTGAAAGTGCTTCTCATAGCGCAGATTTGCAAAAATCGTTGGACTTTGCTGATAATGTCTGCCAAGTAAGACTGTTTTTCATGGACTATGCGGAAAGAATAACGGGAGTTCGAAATGCGAAGTTGAGAAAGAAGGTAGCGGTCGAGAATATGAAAAGATTGTTGTCGGTCTATTATTCCTTTAATGATTTTGCAGGCGCAAAGAATTATTTGGAAGGAAATAGGAAAAAACTTTCATTCTTGTCTTTTTTTATATTGAAACTGAAAGTCATTAAGGAAAGTTATATTGCTGGATGGAAAAACGTATATCGATAA
- a CDS encoding glycosyltransferase: MEKRISIIFESDIYAQYGVFNSVRNRVLYLSKISDYVIDVYIVTKYLPWYLRLLRNINKQDRKKEIILDGITYHILWYRKSILEHIITEWFRLPPYFLNRFICRMAKEMRNYDFLSVHSGLAGKIAQKTKELYHIPYCITWHGSDIHTHPFQSKLAFAQTKLLLNNAYCNFFVSQALCDKATTITDSFRSEILYNGISSKFCCYSVEEKKKLRKTKGVPDGKKVVAFCGALLDVKNPLSLPPIFKSVMDNRENNLIFWIIGDGPLKPQVESEVESLHLPCVFWGNLPAEEMPVMMNCIDVLVLPSKKEGLPLVVIEALACGSNAVGSNVGGIKEAAGEDNVFDLDDSFVSQISTRINYLLHHTVEQPLNEVFDWKKTASKEKSVYDAI, translated from the coding sequence ATGGAAAAACGTATATCGATAATATTTGAATCGGATATTTATGCCCAGTACGGTGTATTCAACTCCGTACGCAATCGGGTTTTGTATTTAAGTAAAATATCAGATTACGTCATAGATGTTTATATCGTTACAAAATACCTTCCATGGTATCTGCGCTTATTACGCAATATTAATAAACAGGACAGGAAAAAAGAAATCATTCTTGATGGAATAACTTATCACATATTGTGGTATCGCAAATCCATTTTGGAACATATCATAACAGAATGGTTTAGATTGCCTCCCTATTTTCTGAATCGGTTTATATGTAGAATGGCAAAGGAAATGCGCAACTATGATTTCCTGTCTGTCCATTCTGGTTTAGCTGGCAAAATAGCACAAAAAACAAAGGAACTCTATCATATACCATATTGTATAACTTGGCATGGCTCAGACATACACACGCATCCATTCCAAAGCAAATTGGCTTTTGCGCAAACAAAGTTATTGCTTAATAATGCATACTGCAATTTTTTTGTGTCACAGGCATTATGTGACAAAGCCACAACGATAACAGACAGTTTTCGGAGTGAAATACTGTATAATGGGATTAGTAGTAAATTCTGTTGCTATAGTGTTGAAGAAAAGAAAAAACTAAGAAAAACAAAAGGTGTGCCTGACGGGAAAAAAGTAGTTGCCTTTTGTGGTGCATTGTTAGATGTAAAGAATCCACTATCATTGCCACCTATTTTCAAGTCTGTGATGGATAATAGGGAAAACAATTTGATTTTTTGGATAATAGGTGATGGCCCTTTAAAACCACAAGTGGAGAGTGAGGTGGAATCCCTTCATCTGCCATGCGTTTTTTGGGGTAACCTCCCTGCAGAAGAAATGCCTGTAATGATGAATTGTATCGACGTTTTAGTACTTCCAAGCAAAAAAGAGGGGTTGCCTCTCGTAGTGATAGAGGCATTGGCTTGTGGCTCAAATGCTGTTGGTAGTAATGTTGGGGGGATAAAAGAAGCGGCAGGTGAAGACAATGTATTTGATTTGGATGATAGTTTTGTTAGTCAAATATCAACTCGTATAAATTATTTGCTTCATCATACTGTTGAACAGCCTTTAAATGAAGTGTTTGACTGGAAAAAAACAGCAAGCAAAGAAAAAAGTGTTTATGACGCCATTTAG
- a CDS encoding glycosyltransferase family 2 protein, translated as MKLLIVCVNYNSYGELCNYLQSVDKSASNVEGDLQLDVIIADNSSSKEVVDCGAYKAIQVKQVELQNLGYLGGAQAIINNLEDVSQYDYIIISNVDLQFEDETIKQLKDFKAGDDVAWVAPSIYSEKFKRNLNPSIINRYKRWKLSLLKLTYNSLFYSIYTKYYYANKGKNVVYPMMDIYAGHGSIIILTTNFFRIYPKIDYPIFLYGEEIYLAELIRRKRMRVVYAPSIEIKTTGGVSTSKMPSDSYFKFNKAAINFILKTFY; from the coding sequence ATGAAACTATTGATCGTTTGTGTGAACTATAATTCATACGGGGAACTATGCAACTATCTTCAGTCGGTTGACAAATCTGCATCAAATGTAGAGGGTGATTTACAACTGGATGTAATAATAGCAGATAATTCTTCCTCAAAAGAGGTCGTTGATTGTGGCGCATATAAAGCTATACAGGTAAAACAGGTCGAACTGCAAAACCTTGGATATTTAGGTGGAGCTCAGGCTATCATTAACAACCTTGAAGATGTCAGTCAATACGACTATATAATCATTTCTAATGTGGATTTACAGTTTGAAGATGAAACCATCAAACAGCTGAAAGACTTTAAAGCAGGAGACGACGTAGCATGGGTTGCTCCGAGTATTTATTCCGAAAAGTTCAAAAGAAATCTTAATCCGAGTATTATAAATAGATATAAACGGTGGAAATTATCTTTGCTGAAGCTAACGTACAATAGCTTATTCTATAGTATTTATACAAAGTATTACTATGCCAACAAAGGGAAGAATGTGGTGTACCCAATGATGGATATTTATGCAGGTCATGGCTCCATTATTATACTCACCACCAACTTCTTTAGAATCTATCCAAAGATAGATTATCCAATATTCCTTTATGGTGAAGAGATATATCTTGCAGAACTCATCAGAAGAAAGCGAATGAGGGTAGTGTACGCTCCTTCGATTGAAATAAAAACGACAGGAGGGGTTTCTACATCTAAGATGCCGTCAGACTCTTACTTTAAGTTCAATAAGGCAGCAATCAATTTCATATTGAAAACCTTCTATTAA
- a CDS encoding glycosyltransferase family 2 protein encodes MDNNNLVSIIMPSYQCGRFIEESIRSVRAQTYPYWELIIVDDCSDDSTVEIVSEAKKHDNRICFIRNGSNLGAAVSRNLAIRKAKGRWIAFLDSDDLWEPTKLEKQIKFMVENGYVFSYHEYVEIDLHGNELGIHVSGKKHVKKFDVFACCWPGCLSVMYDASAVGLIQIKDIKRNNDTALWLKVIRRADCYLLPEILGKYRRRDGSITPKRLWDRILAHYPLFRVAEEMNPISAIFWVIMNMFGNAYKKMKYVKQYEVKGPYRV; translated from the coding sequence ATGGACAATAATAATTTGGTGTCAATCATTATGCCTTCATATCAATGTGGGCGTTTTATAGAAGAGAGTATAAGGTCAGTACGGGCCCAGACGTATCCGTATTGGGAGCTGATAATAGTCGATGATTGTTCAGACGATAGTACCGTTGAGATTGTTTCGGAAGCAAAAAAACATGATAACAGAATATGTTTCATTCGGAATGGTTCCAACCTTGGAGCTGCAGTTTCCCGTAATTTGGCAATAAGAAAAGCAAAAGGGCGTTGGATTGCTTTTCTTGACAGTGATGATTTGTGGGAACCGACAAAATTAGAAAAACAAATCAAGTTTATGGTAGAGAATGGATATGTTTTCTCTTATCATGAATATGTTGAGATAGACCTACATGGTAATGAACTTGGCATCCATGTAAGCGGTAAAAAACACGTGAAGAAGTTTGATGTATTTGCGTGTTGCTGGCCAGGATGTCTCTCTGTAATGTATGATGCTTCGGCAGTTGGTCTTATTCAAATAAAAGATATTAAGAGAAATAATGATACGGCATTGTGGCTGAAAGTGATCCGTAGGGCTGATTGTTATCTGCTGCCAGAGATTCTTGGTAAATATCGTAGACGTGATGGCAGTATTACCCCAAAAAGGTTATGGGATCGCATTCTGGCCCACTATCCGTTGTTCCGTGTTGCAGAGGAAATGAATCCTATCTCGGCAATATTCTGGGTGATTATGAATATGTTTGGAAATGCATATAAGAAGATGAAGTATGTTAAACAGTATGAGGTGAAAGGCCCCTATCGCGTGTAA
- a CDS encoding glycosyltransferase family 2 protein has product MEMISIIIPCYNQAEFLPETLKYVQSQTYADFECIIVDDGSTDNSAEIVHSFMVNDPRFCLVSKQNGGTATARNVGLKAASGDYVIFLDADDFLHPEALARQLEHTTKRQLDVSLMEWSYFVERENREIVFMKHTPIKTRIFVSLHVSMLTRWGLDFTYPPHAIMYRMDFLRSLGLTFSEKIRYREDWDFLLDVSGIHGVRVAQLRDYEGAYYRQNPKGKTCSGSKMSKGNFIYLQYKCREVGFADFLLLSYRLSSEMVLLVGRMVKFRDYTMLSHLGILFRHWRSVLMLFGGICFLPLAVLHVAVRSVWEYSA; this is encoded by the coding sequence ATGGAAATGATTAGCATCATCATACCTTGCTATAACCAGGCCGAATTTTTGCCTGAAACGTTGAAATATGTTCAAAGCCAGACCTATGCCGACTTCGAGTGCATCATTGTCGATGATGGTTCCACAGACAACTCGGCAGAAATAGTCCATTCATTTATGGTCAATGACCCTCGCTTTTGCCTGGTTTCAAAACAGAATGGAGGAACTGCCACGGCACGGAATGTCGGCCTAAAGGCTGCATCTGGCGACTATGTGATTTTCCTCGATGCCGATGACTTCCTGCATCCAGAGGCATTGGCCAGGCAATTGGAGCATACGACGAAGCGTCAGTTGGACGTCTCGCTCATGGAGTGGAGTTACTTTGTCGAGAGGGAGAACCGCGAGATTGTCTTTATGAAGCATACGCCCATTAAGACGCGCATCTTCGTTTCGCTTCATGTCTCAATGCTGACGCGCTGGGGCTTAGATTTTACTTATCCGCCACACGCCATAATGTATCGTATGGATTTCTTGCGTTCGCTCGGATTGACCTTTTCCGAGAAAATCCGTTACCGCGAAGATTGGGATTTCCTGCTTGACGTGAGCGGTATCCACGGTGTGCGTGTGGCTCAATTGCGCGATTATGAAGGTGCCTACTATCGGCAGAACCCGAAAGGAAAGACCTGCTCGGGCAGCAAGATGTCGAAAGGCAATTTCATCTATCTTCAATATAAGTGTCGAGAGGTGGGGTTTGCCGATTTCCTCCTGCTTTCCTACAGGTTGTCAAGTGAAATGGTCTTGTTGGTGGGACGAATGGTGAAGTTCCGTGACTATACGATGCTGTCACACCTCGGCATCCTATTCAGACATTGGCGTTCGGTTCTGATGCTTTTTGGAGGCATCTGTTTTCTGCCTTTAGCTGTTTTGCATGTGGCAGTACGTTCTGTGTGGGAATATAGCGCTTGA